CGCCAGGATGATACCCTTCATTTCTTCTCCTGCGCGATAGGGCCGACCAGTTCGGCGACTATCTCTGCCACCGCGTCTCGCCACGGACGCGGCGTCATACCGAAGTCTCGCGTCAGGCTGGCCGTGCAGAGCCGGGAGTTGGCAGGCCGGCGGGCGATGGTGGGATAGTCTGCTGTCGTGATCGCGGTGACGTCGGCGGAGGGGCCACCGGCGGCACCGGAGAGGGCGAAGATCTCCCGCGCGAGATCGCACCAACTCGCCTCGCCCGCATTGACGAAGTGATAGATACCGGTCGGAGCACCTCTGTCTTTGAGATGCGCGAGCGTGATGGCCTGCAGCGCCCGGGCGATGTCAGCAGCGGATGTCGGGCAACCGGTTTGGTCAGCGACGACGCGTAAGGGACCACCGGCTGCGCCGATCCTGAGCATGGTCTTAAGGAAGTTGCCGCGATGCGCGCTCAGTACCCAGGCGGTGCGCAGCACGACCGAGCGCGGATTGCCCGTCCGGACCGCCAGTTCGCCCGCCAGCTTGCTTGCGCCATAGACACCGGGCGGGTCGACCGGATCGCCCGGCTCGTAAAAGCCTTCACCGTCACCGGAGAAGACGTAATCGGTCGAGACGTGGATGAGCGGGATGCCCGCCCGCGCGGTCGCCTCCGCCAGCCAGGCCGGTCCTTGCGCATTGGCAAGGAAGGCGGCGCCGACCTCGCTCTCCGCCTTGTCGACGGCGGTGTAGGCGGCGCAGTTGATGACAGCCGCCCAGTCGCGGTTAGCAAGGCAAGCAACGCTTGCCTTGCTGCCGAGGTCGAAGGCGACGCGGTCGGGGAAATGCGGCTCTACATCTGCAGGCCAATTGAGGCGGGCCAGTTCCAGCCCGACCTGGCCGGTGCCTCCCGTGATGAGGACCGGACGGCTCACGAAACTGCCTTGAGGCCGAGCCGTGCGGTATCGTAGCGTCCGTTCAGAATGTCCCGCCACCAGCTCTCATTGTCGAGATACCATTGCACCGTTCGGGCGATGCCCTGCTCGAAGCTGGTGCCCGGTTCCCATCCGAGTTCCCGGCGGATTTTGCTCGCGTCGATGGCGTAGCGCTGATCGTGCCCTGGCCGATCGGTCACGAAGGTGATTTGCT
This region of Sphingobium sp. EM0848 genomic DNA includes:
- the rfbD gene encoding dTDP-4-dehydrorhamnose reductase; the protein is MSRPVLITGGTGQVGLELARLNWPADVEPHFPDRVAFDLGSKASVACLANRDWAAVINCAAYTAVDKAESEVGAAFLANAQGPAWLAEATARAGIPLIHVSTDYVFSGDGEGFYEPGDPVDPPGVYGASKLAGELAVRTGNPRSVVLRTAWVLSAHRGNFLKTMLRIGAAGGPLRVVADQTGCPTSAADIARALQAITLAHLKDRGAPTGIYHFVNAGEASWCDLAREIFALSGAAGGPSADVTAITTADYPTIARRPANSRLCTASLTRDFGMTPRPWRDAVAEIVAELVGPIAQEKK